A portion of the Nomia melanderi isolate GNS246 chromosome 2, iyNomMela1, whole genome shotgun sequence genome contains these proteins:
- the SCAP gene encoding SREBP cleavage activating protein, with product MFRSLPDRVAGLYYAHGLFCSSHPIAVISLAISIMLLCCYPLVNLPMPGNAPRTIINHTFVPENNTEGSVFYVQQVVLRVGVIPWTEELTLMDAFRGPLYEVFNLLEIIQNYQHPETLKTLGQVCLHIEAVKKRNGKKPEVLPEYNCLVLSPANLWQRSIELYAQDTNLINTIYSYQNLQKGKISLAEIMFGMNLKETGIKRYPIRLRQRILQYAVTIYLKDYDPEFIKGLHHRLKGYYHLHQTEVDNSTYIPTDETLHIFYPGEFNYSDFFPLMMTFNALFFYVYFSVRKIELIKSKIGIAFSATVTVIGSLCMTVGVCFFFGLTLSLSGKEVFPYLVIIVGLENVLVLTKSVVSTPTHLDVKIRVAQALSKEGWSITKNLLTEVTILTIGLFTFVPAIQEFCIFAIVGLVNDFFLQMVFFSTILAIDIKRTELSSETSKFHMPHIPNTRKQQFTTTITSRKPNIFRSKSHPRLNGLSNGPTNVIAPNTQNTHTLGKIPKRLRIVHFWARTRIFQRAFMVWMIVWISMIVYNSGIVEHVIHLSETLKPESEIDGYTIDRPQSLSNYIQLNTMKPLSLPSSTIAPDHLNRQDDLTNNITEELNKLKPVDFPPWNRLSLYHWSSVLSMYNISAAGGRITILPTVKLSHAISPQLVKQISNPNDVQHFQWQSLATAALDPLDFSDIELPSRSEGRGFNADAPFIPSSPMEIFLAAVLCLISVIVVAYTMVVLYRCICSRNYAEWRASWHQPEKAHDSATQLVLEALPLVLEGHSQEVECIATDNNTIASTCLAGHIRVWDATSGEQLAHIDRKQFFSSPKKNLSQTATDVDELMSDYESGSPPSRGEMEGTNSFGLYSAVNYRKSSPGLYNTQRGQSNNINKRHSMGNTLEYEYQVNEMNIEKRKHLRRSLDNAYDIPDLKSAINIKFSSMKPASTQQNYEHGFDFGDQYKYLVEKHNKSIDELQKTGSTEQLCMPTGKLNTSALVGSTSSLNTHKTIQYSQVSPIWCMDYQENLIVVGCANGSLEFWEGTTGRFKCLFDDGSGVGLSAVKFIGSRVVAAKLSGSVDFLQLESYSEGQQIDWGFTSYRRTHVRTGSAGSPMDINNIMQSEEDLRCIKISSHRAHQQAITVLDSEGGRVLTGSQDHTLKVYRLEDQLPLYTLHGHCGPISCLFIDRMSPMTSGSGSQDGLLCVWDLLTGTCMYSIQAHDGAVAAITCSVSYVISIGTDERLCVWERFQGHLLHALPAHRSAYSLQLVMLTHHLLITSNQGSLVVWDVRTGEPVREVRLGHKDSCIFVKQMLALRDSVVCDFGRQLRIIRFPLVSDKLD from the exons ATGTTCCGTAGTTTGCCGGATAGGGTGGCTGGGCTATATTACGCCCATGGCCTGTTCTGCTCTTCTCATCCTATTGCTGTTATTTCATTAGCAATCTCGATAATGTTATTATGTTG CTACCCTTTGGTCAATTTGCCTATGCCTGGCAATGCGCCAAGGACTATAATCAATCATACATTTGTACCTGAAAACAATACAGAGGGCTCAGTGTTCTATGTGCAACAAGTGGTATTAAGAGTTGGAGTTATTCCATGGACAGAGGAATTGACGCTGATGGATGCATTTCGAGGTCCActttatgaagtttttaatCTGTTAgagattatacaaaattatcaacATCCAGAAAC ATTAAAAACACTTGGCCAAGTATGTTTACACATTGAAGctgttaaaaaaagaaatggtaAAAAACCAGAGGTTTTACCAGAATATAACTGTCTTGTTCTCTCACCCGCAAATTTGTGGCAACGAAGTATAGAATTGTACGCACAAGATACAAatctaataaatacaatatattcatatCAG AATTTACAAAAGGGTAAAATTAGTTTAGCTGAAATAATGTTtggaatgaatcttaaagaaactggcATAAAACGGTATCCAATCCGTCTTAGACAAAGAATATTGCAGTATGCAGTAACTATTTACTTAAAGGATTATGATCCTGA ATTTATTAAAGGATTACACCATAGATTGAAGGGTTATTATCACCTTCATCAAACAGAAGTTGATAATAGCACATACATACCCACAGACGAAACGTTACACATTTTTTACCCTGGAGAATTTAATTACAGTGACTTTTTTCCGTTAATGATGACTTTTAATGCGCTtttcttttatgtttatttttctgtGAGGAAGATAGAATTAATAAAGTCAAAGATTGGGATAGCATTTAGCGCAACTGTTACAGTGATAGGTTCACTGTGTATGACTGTGGGTGTATGCTTTTTTTTTGGCTTAACGTTAAGTTTAAGTGGAAAAGAAGTGTTTCCATATTTGGTGATTATCGTAGGGCTGgaaaatgttttggtattaaCTAAAAGTGTAGTGAGTACTCCAACACATTTGGATGTGAAAATACGAGTTGCTCAGGCCTTGTCCAAAGAGGGTTGGTCTATTACTAAAAATTTACTAACAGAAGTGACAATCTTGACAATTGGCTTGTTCACTTTTGTACCAGCCATTCAAGAGTTTTGCATATTTGCCATTGTTGGCTTGGTTAACGATTTTTTTCTGCAAATGgtatttttctcaacaattcTTGCAATTGACATTAAACGCACAGAGCTATCTAGTGAAACATCCAAGTTCCATATGCCGCATATTCCTAATACGCGTAAACAACAATTTACAACAACAATCACAAGTAGAAAACCGAACATTTTTCGATCGAAGTCACACCCGAGACTAAATGGTTTATCTAACGGTCCAACGAATGTGATAGCTCCAAACACACAGAACACTCATACATTGGGCAAAATTCCAAAGCGTTTACGCATAGTACACTTCTGGGCACGGACGAGAATATTTCAACGTGCCTTTATGGTGTGGATGATAGTATGGATCAGCATGATTGTCTACAATTCTGGTATTGTTGAGCATGTTATACATTTgagtgaaacattgaaaccaGAATCCGAGATTGATGGATATACTATAGACAGACCTCAGTCATTAAGTAATTATATCCAATTAAATACAATGAAACCATTATCATTGCCCTCTTCTACTATTGCCCCAGATCATTTAAATAGACAG GATGATCTAACTAATAATATTactgaagaattaaataaattaaaacctGTGGACTTTCCACCTTGGAATCGTTTATCACTTTATCATTGGTCTTCAGTTCTCTCTATGTACAATATTTCTGCTGCTGGTGGACGAATAACTATATTGCCAACAGTAAAATTATCTCATGCTATAAGTCCACAATTAGTCAAACAAATTAGCAATCCAAATGATGTGCAACATTTTCAATGGCAGAGTCTTGCTACTGCTGCTCTAGACCCATTAGATTTCTCAG AtatagaactaccaagcagatCTGAGGGTAGAGGTTTTAATGCGGATGCACCATTTATTCCTTCAAGCCCTATGGAAATATTTTTGGCTGCAGTACTTTGTCTCATCAGCGTCATCGTTGTTGCATACACGATGGTCGTACTTTATAGATGCATCTGTTCAAGAAATTATGCTGAATGGAGAGCTAGTTGGCATCAACCAGAAAAAGCTCATGACTCAGCAACACAACTAGTTCTAGAGGCATTGCCTTTGGTCCTTGAAGGACACTCACAAGAAGTAGAGTGCATTGCTACAGATAATAACACTATTGCTAGTACATGTTTAGCTGGACACATCCGTGTCTGGGATGCGACGTCCGGTGAACAACTTGCTCATATAGACAGGAAACAGTTTTTCAGCAGTCCAAAAAAAAACTTAAGTCAAACGGCAACAGATGTGGATGAATTAATGTCTGATTATGAAAGCGGTTCACCTCCTTCAAGGGGAGAAATGGAGGGCACTAATTCATTTGGCCTATACTCGGCAGTCAACTACAGAAAATCATCTCCTGGATTATATAATACGCAAAGAGGAcagagtaataatattaataagagaCATTCAATGGGAAACACGTTAGAGTATGAGTATCAGgtgaatgaaatgaatattgaaaaaaggaAGCATTTACGCAGAAGTTTAGACAATGCTTATGATATTCCTGACCTGAAGTCAGCAATTAATATCAAATTCTCTTCTATGAAACCCGCTTCAACTCAACAAAATTATGAACATGGGTTTGATTTTGGTgatcaatataaatatcttGTTGAAAAACACAATAAATCTATAGATGAATTACAAAAAACTGGGAGCACAGAACAATTATGTATGCCTACTGGAAAACTAAATACATCTGCCTTAGTGGGCAGTACATCTTCACTAAATACacataaaaccatacaataTTCACAAGTATCCCCTATATGGTGCATGGATTATCAAGAGAACCTAATTGTAGTGGGATGTGCTAATGGAAGTTTAGAATTTTGGGAAGGTACTACAGGTAGATTCAAG TGTTTGTTTGATGATGGATCAGGAGTTGGGCTGTCCGCAGTTAAATTTATCGGTAGTCGAGTAGTAGCGGCCAAATTAAGTGGCTCCGTTGACTTTTTACAACTAGAGAGTTATAGTGAGGGTCAACAAATTGATTGGGGTTTCACCTCGTACAGAAGAA CTCATGTTAGAACAGGAAGTGCTGGCTCACCTATGGATATAAATAACATCATGCAATCCGAAGAAGACCTTCGTTGCATAAAAATTAGTTCTCATAGAGCACACCAGCAAGCAATAACTGTGCTTGACAGTGAGGGTGGTCGTGTTTTGACAGGTAGTCAGGATCACACTCTCAAAGTATATAG GCTAGAGGATCAATTGCCATTGTATACTCTTCATGGGCACTGTGGACCCATATCTTGTCTATTTATCGATAGAATGAGTCCAATGACATCTGGTAGTGGATCTCAAGATGGATTACTATGTGTTTGGGATCTCTTAACTG GAACGTGCATGTACAGTATACAAGCCCATGATGGTGCAGTGGCAGCTATTACATGTTCAGTGTCATATGTGATAAGCATTGGAACTGATGAAAGATTGTGTGTGTGGGAAAGGTTTCAGGGACACTTACTACATGCTCTTCCAGCACACAGATCAGCGTACAGTTTGCAGTTAGTCATGTTAACGCATCATCTACTCATCACTAGTAATCAG GGGTCACTAGTAGTTTGGGATGTAAGGACGGGAGAACCTGTGCGGGAAGTGAGGCTGGGTCACAAGGATAGTTGTATTTTCGTAAAACAAATGTTAGCGTTAAGGGATAGCGTAGTTTGCGATTTCGGACGACAGTTGCGGATAATCAGGTTCCCATTGGTCTCTGACAAGCTAGACTAA